In the Nicotiana tabacum cultivar K326 chromosome 16, ASM71507v2, whole genome shotgun sequence genome, one interval contains:
- the LOC107824353 gene encoding uncharacterized protein LOC107824353, which yields MAKAYTQAEFDSLMEKVEKVDIRVKEYLELAGYEKWARLYAPVNRGWTMTSNIGESINDALVSARELPIYDFLEEVRKMFGRWNCSNRKEATQTYTTLGKNTRRC from the coding sequence ATGGCAAAAGCATACACACAAGCTGAATTTGACAGTTTGATGGAAAAGGTGGAGAAGGTAGATATTAGGGTGAAAGAATACTTAGAGTTAGCTGGATACGAAAAGTGGGCTAGGTTGTATGCCCCTGTTAACAGGGGATGGACAATGACGTCAAATATTGGTGAGTCAATCAATGATGCACTAGTGTCAGCAAGGGAATTGCCAATATACGACTTCCTCGAAGAAGTTAGGAAGATGTTTGGACGTTGGAATTGTAGTAACCGCAAAGAAGCTACACAGACATACACAACGCTTGGAAAAAATACCAGGAGATGCTGA